The nucleotide sequence TGCTGTTCAGAAACTTACAGTATTTCAAAGAGTACAACATCACAGCCTGCTCTCTTGTTTATCCAGCACCCTACTGGCACCCTGTAAACAACTGCCTGCTGAATACCGTGGGCTTCATGATCCCACTCTGTATAATTACCTATTGCACTACTCAGATCACCAAGGCCTTACGAAGTAACGAGCTACAAAAACTAAAGTTAATCCAGACAGAGAGGAAAGCTACCTTGCTGGTCCTTGCTGTGCTCTTGCTGTTTGTCACTTGCTGGCTTCCATTCCAGATCAGCACACTCATTGACACAGTCTGCTACCTAGCAGGGAATTTGGAATGCCTTGAAGACATCAATGACATTGTGACCCAGATAGCAATCTACTGCGCCTTTAGCAACAGTTGCTTGAACCCAGTCCTGTACGTTATTGTTGGTAAGCACTTCCAGAAGAAGGCAGTGGAATTCTACAAGGACTTGATCCCACAAAGGTGCAGAAAGTCACAGTCTGTGAAGACAGAGAACTCTCTGGACACTTTAAGAACTTCCATTTCAAGTGAATATCTAAGGAAAAAGTCTGCTTTGCCATTATCACAATAGCACAATTTGttcataatggaaaaaaaaaacaacaaatacttTTAACGTATCAGTCACCTCTAATATCCATCTGCTATGGGCCAGCAGAATGAACATGTAGCAGCACTCATCACTTGTCAGAAACCGATGGTTTGATCTTAATGCAAACTCAATACAGATAATTGCTTCTAATATtactggactttttttttttccaattgaaTCATTCTTTGTagcatatttacattttcatggctgaattatattttttgtgtgtatcaattgaaatgtttgtatttctgtggaATATAAGTGTCAGAATGCACATACAGTTCACTGAATAGAGTCTCAGTCTAGAAGCTATTGTTAGGGTCATGCAACTACTAATGGTACCTATACCCTTTGATAGAGTACATTTTTTGATAGGATGGACTTGTACTTATGTAAGTTTAAATGAATCCAGCAGGACTATTATTGAAATGGATTTTCAAATACGGCCATCTTctgggcttttcttttctctgctccaAAGTTATTTACTCAATTTACAAGATGTGCCTTCTTGCAAGTTCTCTGACTGCTTGGTGCAGATTTACATTTGCCCCTATGTATGGAACATGGTTCGGAAAAGGTAGAACAGTGAAGAAATgaaggctgcagccagcctCATGAAGGCAGTGGAGTTTTCTTTGTAGCAGGAGGCTCTTTACTCCTACAACTAAGTAAAACATTCACTATAGAGAGCTCCTTTAGAGTTAATGTTATTTACATTCATACCTATCCATCAGCTTAGAAACTTGTTTTTGAATATTCACAAAGCATAATTAATATTTGCAATATTATTTAATGGAAACATAAATGCTCAGCACAACTGGCACAATCtcacaagaagaagaaataaatatagaGGAGAGCATCACCTCACTGCCTTAGAAAGATGACTGAAGCTAATAGGGGTCGTGAATGCTAGGAGTACtcaaaaaaaggcattttcagaCTCTACTGCTacctaaattttatttatacagtTAGTCTGACTGATTCAAATACAAGATAACAATTCCTAAATTAGACtggatttaaaaatgaaagaactttACACAAAAAAAGCTCAGTGTTCTGAATAGCAAGTATGCACTTTTACTTCTGGGAACCTCGATCTAAAACCAAGCTGGAGAGGATCTAAAAGCTTCTGAAATTAACAGagcctttctgttcctttcaaaGGACTTAAAGTTGGAGCCTTAAAACTCCCAAGAAATAGAGTTTTGAGACATCAGGAAACTCAAATTGCTAACGTGTGGCCTTTATTCAGAACAGCTAGACTGGAGTAATTTCATGAATTCCATGAGTGGAATGAAGTTCCATTCAAGCTAGGGAATCTGTATTCAACCTTCAAGTAACTAAACTAAAGAAATGCTCTAGAAGTTTGTGACTGTGCTATAAAAGCTATAGGATTTAGATGGCTGCAGATAATTTATAAACAATTTCTATAGGTTTCATTTAATCACATGTTATAATTATATGTCATAACTATTTCTACTGTTTGTTCTATATATGGTCCAAGATGTCCGTGATGAAACACTGCAAGTCTTTCTGTTATCTCCAGTGTTACCAACATTGTCTTGTCCAGGAGCATGTTGTTCACACAGCCTTTAAGTGAAACCATACAGAGGTCATGGGCATAATGGAAGAGAATTTTGAGTATTTGGTACTGAGAAGTAAAATATGATAATGTTATGACGTGTAAAGAATATGACATTAATTTAAagtatgtaaataaataggTGTGTTATTTTGCTATACAGTAAAAATGCACAATAGAAAATAAACTACCTTAACACATGAAATGTGATGGTATTTTGTTCTCTAGCTCGAGTTCTCTTACTTAGGAGGGACTTGTCAGAAGTGCAACTGTTAAGGATACTTTCCTCTTCCTTCGCTTCCCATTGTACCAAGAGAAAGCAAGTTGAAAGTATGGaatattttctactttaaaagCCTTGGGTCAGCCCATTTCTGAGTGGTGCTGAACATCCTCAATTCCTTTTGAAGTTGAAAGATTAATTAAGGCAGATAAAGATCCCTTCAGTAGCTTTTCTTTGCACGTTGGTAGCTCAATTTCTCATGAAGCAGCAAATACTCAGTTTCTTTCTGAGGACTTCAGGTACACAAGAACCTCTAGGTGCCCtccacagctgcctgcaggttAGTTTGCCTAAAGTCTTTACTCTTCTGTGAAAGCACAGATACCAACAGTAAGGCAAAATCTTTACATCAGGCTATGCAGATTGTAGAATGCATTAGGTTGATTCCCAAGTTGGCCACTTTCTAGACCTATCACATATTGTGAAGTACTGGCATATAGCACTTACGCAGgtaacaaagtaaaaaaaaaaagaagaaaaaacactctAGAAATGAAGTTAACGTCCAGGGTGGATCTTACCTCCTAGCAGCTTATGGTGACATTCATGTACCTTGCTCTGTTCCATTCTCGCATGAACTATGGAAAATCTGAGATAGGTTCTTCTGTAAACAAGGGCAGACATTGTCTTGAGGATCTCAGAGTTGAAAGTGTCAGATTGTCACTCCTTCAACTTTTTGTTCCCTGTTCCCATCCCATAGCTGCTCTCATCTTCTCTCTTACACTAAGCTGCcacctctttcattttaattctagTCTAATGAAACTAACTGCACTTTCATTCTGATGGAGGCAGCTAGGGGCTATTGCCAGGAGAACAGCAACTATATGAAAACTCAGCTGACATTttaacagaatagaatagaatagttcagttgaaagggaccttcaAAAACCATGcagtccaactgcctgacaACTTCATGAGTAACCTAAAGTCAAAGCATTATCTAA is from Numida meleagris isolate 19003 breed g44 Domestic line chromosome 6, NumMel1.0, whole genome shotgun sequence and encodes:
- the BDKRB2 gene encoding B2 bradykinin receptor isoform X3, with protein sequence MVTITTENVTQLYNVMATQEFTISPADFHNNSREHQMNEYKCINPDAWKWLQTFQPGFLWIIFILGTVENAFVLIVLCFHKSRCSVAEIYLANMAFADLMLVCSVPFWAVNISNDFQWPFGLFLCKAVNTISYMNSYSSIYFLTLVSIDRYLALVKTMSLGRMRRTACAKWNSFIIWMCALFICSPTMLFRNLQYFKEYNITACSLVYPAPYWHPVNNCLLNTVGFMIPLCIITYCTTQITKALRSNELQKLKLIQTERKATLLVLAVLLLFVTCWLPFQISTLIDTVCYLAGNLECLEDINDIVTQIAIYCAFSNSCLNPVLYVIVGKHFQKKAVEFYKDLIPQRCRKSQSVKTENSLDTLRTSISSEYLRKKSALPLSQ